CAGGCCATCTTCTGGCGTGACGCCAGCGTGCTCTATGCCAGCACCCACGAATGGGGCAACTACCCGGGCAGCGGCGCCGCCTCGGAACGGGGCGCCGGGCCTGGGCTGGGTTTCACCGTGAACTGCCCGTTGCCGCCCGGCACCGACGGTGCCGCCGTGCTGGGGGCCCTGGCCGCGGCAGTGGAGCCCGTCGCCGATCGGTTCCGGCCCGAACTGGTGCTGGTGTCGGCGGGCTTCGACGGCCACCGGGGCGATCCCCTGGGTAGCTTCCAGCTGACGGATGGCGACTACGGCGACCTCACCCGCTTCTGCCTGGCCATCGCCCGGCGGCACGCCGGCGGGAAGCTGGTGTCGGTGCTGGAAGGCGGCTACGGACTGGCGGGCCTGGCCGGCAGTGCCGCCGCCCACGTGGAGGCGCTGCTGGCGGGCTGATCAGGTCCTGGGAGATGCCGCGGCCAGGTCGATCCAGGCCTCGACCGCCTCGGGGGTGGAGCGCTGGCTGAAGCCGAGCTTGCCGCACACCCGCTGCATGGCCCGGTTCTCATGCAGGATCTCCGCCTTCACCCGGTCCACCCCCTCCTCGCGGCCGATGTGCAGCAGCTGGGCCAGCAACTCGGTGCCCAGACCCTGGCGCTGGTAGGGGTCGCTGATCAGCATCGCGAACTCGGCCTCGTTGCAGCCGTGCAGCCGGCTGAGCCGCCCCACGGCCAGGATGCGGTGCTCACCGGAGTCGGGATCGCGCCGGTCCACCACCAGGGCCAGCTCCCGCTCGTAATCGGTGAAGCAGATGCGCAGCAGCCGCTCGTGGGCGGTGCGGTGGCTCAGGGCCATCATGTGGAAGTAGCGGAAATACACGCTCTCCTCCGACAGCGTGCGGTGGAAGGCCACCAGCAGCGGCTCATCCTCCGGACGGATCGGCCGGATCGTCACCGGGGTGCCGTCCTGCAGGTGCCAGTGGCGCACGTACTGACTCGGATAGGGGCGGATCGCCGGCCGGGGCAGATGACAGCTGGCACCGGCCACCGGATGGATCACGATGCGCGCATCCACCGCCACTAGGGGCTGGCGGGCATCACCCGGCCGCACCAGCAGCGGGTTGATGTCGATCTCGCGGATGGCGGGCTGCTCCAGCACGAGCCGGCTGAGGCGCACCAGCAGCCGTTCCAGGCCCTCCAGATCCGCCGGCGGGCCGCCCCGCACCCCCTGCAGCGCCCGGAACACGCGGGTCTGCTCCATCAGCCGCCGCGCCAGGGTGGTGTTCAGGGGCGGCAGACCCACCGCGCTGTCCCGCGACACCTCCACGAGGGTGCCGCCGCTGCCGAACAGGATGACAGGGCCGAACTGGGGATCGAGGCTGCTGCCCGCGATCAGCTCCAGGCTGCCCTGCCGCTGCAGCATCGGCTGCACGCTCACGCCGTCGAAGGCCTGGGGGCCGAACTGCTCAGGGATGCGGCGGGCCATGGCATCGAAGGCCGCCGTCACGGCGGCGGGACTGGCCAGATCCAGCCACACGCCCCCCACATCGCTCTTGTGGGTGATGGTGCGGCTGTTCAGCTTCAGCACCACCGGGTAGCCGATCGCCTCGGCGGCCGCGCAGGCCTCGGCCGCCGTTGCGGCCAGCCGGGTCTCCAGCACCGGGATGCCCGCAGCGGCGAGCACCTGCTTGGCCTCGGCCTCGCTGAGCAGCTCGCGGCCCTCCTCCTGGGCCTGGCGCAGCAGCCGGGCCCCAGCGCCCGGGCCTGGCGCCTCGCCGTCGCCCGGCGCCAGCGCAGCCTCCTGGTCCATCTCCTGATCCGACTCCGGCAGCAGCACCGGGGTCTCGTAGAGGCCGCGCAGGTTGTAGCCGAAGGTCCAGAGGGACACGAACAGCCGGGCGGCGGCATCGGGGTAGGGATTGGTGGCGATCCCGGCCGCGTTGAGGATCGCCGCGCCACTGGCCACCTCGTCGCCCCCCATCCAGCTGGCGATCAGGGGCTTGTGGCTCCCCTCCGCCAGCTCCCGCAGGCGCTGGGCCGTGGTGGTGGGATCGGTCATCGCCTGGGGCGTGAGGATCACCAGCAGCCCGTCGCTGCCGGGATCATCCAGGGCGATGCGGATGGCGCTGGCGTAGCGCTCGGGATCGGCGTCACCCAGGATGTCGATGGGATTGCCATGGCTCCACTGGCCCGGCAGCACCGCATCGAGGGCCTCCACACCGGCGCTCGAGAGCTGGGCCAGCTGGCCACCGCTGAGCACCAGGGCATCGGTGGCGAGCACCCCCGGCCCGCCAGCGTTGGTCACGATCGCCAGGCGCGGACCGCTGGGCACCTTCGGCTGCTTGGCGAGCACGTCGGCCAGATCGAAGAGATCCGAGAGCCGGTCCACCCGCAGCACCCCGCAGCGCCGCAGCGCCGCCTCCAGCACCGCGTCGCTGCCGGCCAGCGAGCCGGTGTGCGAGGCCGCGGCCCGGGCGGCCTCGTCGGTTCGGCCGCCCTTGATCAGCACGATCGGCTTGGTGAGGGCCACCTCCCGCGCCGCCGACAGGAAGGCCCGGGCGTCGCCCACGGCTTCCATGTACACCACGATGCTGCGGGTGGCGGGGTCGTCCCCCAGGTAGGTGATCAGATCGCCCCAGCCCACATCGAGCATCGAGCCCATCGACACGAAGGCGCTGAAGCCCACCCCCTGGCGATGGCTCCAGTCGAGTACCGCCGTGCAGATGGCGCCGGACTGGCTCAGAAAGCCCACATGGCCCGGCGCCGCCATGCCCGAGGCGAAGGTGGCGTTGAGCCCGAGGCGGGGATTCATCAGCCCCAGGCAGTTGGGGCCGAGCAGCCGCATCCCCGACCCCCGCAGGATCTGGCGCAGCCGACTCTCGAGCGCCACGCCCTCCGCCCCCACCTCCCGGAAGCCCGCCGAGATCACGATCGCCGCCTTCACCCCCGCGGCAGCGCACTCCTCCAGGCGGGCGGGCACCGTGGGCGCCGGGGTGGCGATCAGGGCCAGATCCACCGGCTCGGGGATCTCGGCCACGCCGGCGCAGCAGCGCACCCCCAGCACGCTGTGCCGATGCGGGTTCACCGGATACACCGTGCCGCCGAAGGGTGAGCGGATCAGGTTCCAGAGCTGGGTGCGCCCCACGCTGCCCGGCCGCTCGCTGGCCCCCACCACCGCCACGCAGGCTGGCCGGAACAGGGAGGACAGGGGCTGGCGCTCACTGCGGAGGATGTCATAGGTGGGATCGGTGCTGCGGCCCCGGGCGTCGGACATGGCGGACTGACAACAGCGGGCTGGGACCAGCAGGCTGGAATGATGGAACTCCCTGACCCGTGACGATGTACACCGATTGGACGGCTGTGATCCTGCTGCTGCTGACGGCTGTACCCCTGGCCGTGGTGGTGGCGGCCGCCGCCTTCTTCATCAGGCAGCAGAAGACGACATCGCGGCGCTGATCGGAGTCACGGTGGGACGTGGGGTCGGCACGGGCAGCCGACCCTGACCGAGGCACTCCAGGCAGGTGCGGAAGCGCTGGTCGTCGAGGCGCAGGATGCCGCTGCCGCCGCAGTGGCTGCAGCTCCGCTCGGCCCGGCGGGGGGCATGCACGGACTCGAGAGGGGCCAGCCTGGCTTCGGTGTTCATCAGCGCGGCCCGTTGGGACCGACAGGGTGCATCACCAGTGTGCGCGGATTTGCACACACCATTCCCGAAACCTTCCTTAAGCCTCTATTGGCTTCAAGCGGCCGGCCGGCTGCGCAGCTCCTGCAGCAGTTCCGGGGCGCTGAGGCGGGAGCCCGGCGGCACCAGGTCGACACTGGCGGCCAGCAGGCCGATCACCCCGGCCGCATCCAGCCCCCGCTGCCGCAGACCCGCCAGTCCCTCGGCCCCCTCGCGCTTGCTCAGCCGCTGGCCTGAGGCCGGATCACACCAGAGCGGCCCATGGGCGTACACAGGAGGGTCCGCTCCCAGCTGGGCCATCACCGCCACCTGGGCGGCCGTGGAACGCCAGAGGTCGGCCCCCCGAACCACAGCGCTGATGCCGAGCGTGAGCTCATCCACCGCCGTGGCGAGGTGGTACGCCAGAAACCCGTCGGCCCGGCGCAGCACCACATCCCCCACCGCGCTGGCGGCGTCCAGGTCTCCCGGAGCCGCATGCAGCCCCAGCCGCCCATGCTCCCGCCAGCGGATCCGCCCCGGCGGCAGCCGCAGCCGCCAGCTGGGCAGGCGGCCCTGTTCCGGCCCCCACCGGGGCGCAACGGTGCGGCAGAACCCTGGATACACGGCCCAACCGCCGTGGGGGGCGGACACGTCGGCCAGCAGCCGCCGGCTGCAGCGGCAGGGGTAAAGGCGGCCATCCCGGCGCAGGGCCGAGAGCACCGTGCCGTAGAGCCCCCGGCGCTCGCTCTGGCGCCACAGCGGCCCATCCCAGTGAAGGCCCAGCCAGCGCAGGTCGTGCAGGATCTCCTCTTCGGCTCCGGCGCGGTTGCGGGGGGTGTCGAGGTCGTCGAGCCGCAGCAGCCAGGTGCCGCCGGCCAGCCGGGCTTCCAGCCAGCTCAGCAGGGCCGTGCGCAGGTTGCCGCGGTGCAGGGAGCCGGTGGGGGAAGGGGCGAACCGGCCCCGGTACCCCCGCGACCGCCGATCCAGACCGGCCTGGATCTGCTGCTGCACATGGGCAGGAAGCGCGGCGGGAGGCACGGACAGACAGGAAGGCATGAAAAAAGCGGCCCGGGGGCCGCTGGTGCCGTCGGGCGGATCAGGAGAGGCTCAGCCCTGCACGCGATCCTTGAACATCTTGCCGGCGGTGAAGGCCGGAACCCGCTTGGCCGGGATCTTGATCTTCTCGCCGGTCTTGGGGTTGAGGCCCTGACGGGCGGAACGCTCGCGCGGTTCGAAGGAACCGAAACCGAGGATGGACACCTTTTTTCCTTCCACCACCGAATCGATGATGGTCTCGATGGCAGCGTCGACGACCTGGGAGACGTCGGTCTTGGTCAGCTCGGTGCGGGCGGCCACGAGGTTGACGAGGTCAGCTTTGTTCATGGGAGCGGGGTAAGCCTCTGGGGCGCGATCGAAGCGGCGGCGGGGGCGCCGTGCGGGGCATCAGCGCGCCAATGGTATGGGCCACACCCCGGGACTGCAACCAAGAAGCTCGCTGCTGCAACGGTTTTGGTGCCGGATTACCCCAACGCGGGTGTGCGGGGGTTATGGCGCCCCGCTGCCAGCGGCAGCCGGAGGGCCCAGATCGAGGGCCTCCAGCACGGCGGCGCCCCGCGGAACCAGTTTCTCGCCGCGCAGGGCTCCGAGCCCGCCGCCACAGGCGATCCAGCGGGGTGAGTCCGGCGGCAGCCACTGGCGCAGCGTGGCCAGGCTGCGCAGCTGCCGAGGCCAGTGAAAGGTGCGGGCGGTGCGCAGCGGCGCCACGGCCCCCACGCCCACGGGAGCCAGCAGCCGGCCGCAGAACAACACATCGAGGTCCTGCTGGCCCACGTGCAGCACGCAGGCACCGGGCGTCGACCCCGGGGTCCAGAGCAGGCGAACGCCGGCAGCCAGATCGTGGCCGGCGCCGAAACGCTGCAGCCGCTCCACCCCCGGCAGCAGGTAGGCCTCCTGCTCCTGCACCAGCACCGGCCAGCCCAGGGCCTGCTGCCAGCGCCGGCAGCGGCCGTGGCCCTCCCGGCTGGTGAGCACGAGCAGCCCGTCCCCGCCACGCCCGGCCAGCCAGTCGAGGTTGGCCTGGCTGTAGCCGGGGCAGTCGATCAGCAGATCGAAGCCCAGGCCGGAGCGGTCGCCCTCCAGCAACCAGCTGCTGCCCCCCTGGCTGTCGCGGCTGGGGGCGAACAGCCAGAGCCCCGGCAGCACGGCCAGCGGTGGACGGCCGGCCTCCGGAGCATGGGCGAGCACGGACACCTGGGCCAACAAGACGGTGATGTCTAGTTTGTGGGCGCACTGACCGGAGCCGTTGTCAGCCCCATCCATCTCGGCACCGGCGCAGCCGGCCCCGCCACCAGGGGGTGCCGCCGCCCACCCGGCCGCGGGAACGGTGCATCCGGGCCGCCCCTGGCCCCTCGGGGCTTCCCTCACCAGCCGTGGGGTGAATTTCTCGGTGGTGGCGCCGCTGGCCACCAGCCTGGAGCTGCTGCTCTTCAGCCACGGCGAGGCCAGCGAGCCCTTCCGGGTGGTGAAACTCGGTCCCACCCACCGCTCCGGTGACCACTGGCACGTGGAGGTGGAAGGCCTGGGGCTGGGCACCTGCTACGGCTACCGGGTGTTCGGGCCGCTGCAGCCCGGGGGCCACAGCTTCAACCCCTCGAAGGTGCTGCTCGATCCCTGTGCCCGGGCGATCGCCGGCTGGGGCACTTACCGCCGCAGCGCGGCGGTGGGGGCGGCGCCGAACGCGGCCCACTGCCTCAAGGGGGTGGTGACCGAGCGCGACCGCTTCGATTTCGAGGCGGCGCCGCGACCGCGCCACAGCTGGCAGCGGAGCGTGATCTACGAGCTGCATGTGGGCGGCTTCACCCAGGGGGCAGGCTGCCCGGTGAGCCGGGAGCGCCAGGGCACGTTGCTGGGGCTGATCGAGGCCCTGCCGGCCCTGAAGGAGCTGGGCATCACCGCGATCGAGCTGCTGCCGGTGATGGCCTTCGATCCCAGCGATGCCCCGGCCGGGCGGTTCAACCACTGGGGCTACAGCCCGGTGAGCTGGATGGCCCCCCATCCCGAGTACCTGGTGGGCGACGATCCCCTCAGCGGCCGCGACCAGGTGCGCCAGCTGGTGACGGCCTGCCACCAGGCCGGCATCGAGGTGCTGCTGGACGTGGTCTACAACCACACCAGCGAGGGCAACCAGAACGGTCCCACCCTGAGCTGGCGCGGCTTCTGCGACCGGCTCTACTACCAGCAGAACGCCCTGGGCGACTACCAGGACGTGAGCGGCTGCGGCAACACCATCGCCGCCAACCGTCCGCTGGTGCGGCGGCTGATCCTCGAGTCGCTGCGCTGCTGGGCCGTGGAGCTGGGGGTGGACGGCTTCCGCTTCGATCTGGGCATCGCCCTCAGTCGTGGCGACAACCTCGCTCCCCTGGCCGCGCCGCCCCTGTTCGAGGCGATGGAGGCCGACCCCGACCTGGCCGATCTCAAGCTGATCAGCGAACCCTGGGACTGCGGCGGCCTCTACAAGCTGGCCGACTTCCCGGCCCGGCGCGTGGCCACCTGGAACGGCCGCTTCCGCGACGACCTGCGCCGCTTCTGGAAAGGGGATGAGAACTGCGCCTGGGCCGTGGGCCAGCGGCTCAGCGGCAGCCCCGACCTCTACCACCACGTGCCGGTGCATCCGGGCCAGGCCATCACCTTCCTCACCGCCCACGACGGCTTCACGCTGGCGGATCTGGTGAGTTTCAACGGCAAACACAACCTGGCCAACGGGGAGGACAACCGCGACGGCGACAACCACAACAACAGCTGGAACCACGGTGTGGAGGGTCCCAGCACCGACCACGCGATCACCAGCCTGCGGGAGCGTCAGCTGCGCAACCTGCTCAGCAGCCTGCTGCTGTCCCCCGGGGTTCCCATGCTGCTGATGGGCGATGAGGTGCGACGCAGCCAGGGGGGCAACAACAACACCTGGTGCCAGAACAATCCCCTGGGCTGGATGCACTGGCAGCCGGACAAGCACGATCTGGCTCTGCGCCTGTTCGTGCGCAGGCTCCTGGCCCTGCGCCGCCAGCTGGTAGATCTGATCAACCCGGAATTTCCGCTGCCGGATCGACCCCAGCGCCGTCAGGACGACCCGGTGCACCGCTGGCGCCAGTGGCACGGGGTGGAGATCGGCCGGCCGGACTGGGCCGGCTGGTCCCACACGGTGGCCTGGAGCGTCAACGACAGCATCGACGGCCCCCTGCTCTGGTGCGCGATGAACGCCTACAGCAAGGCAGTTCACTTCGATCTGCCGGTGTCCACCTCGGGATGGATGCGGGTGATCGACACCGGCCTGCCCCCCGGCGAGGACCTGCCGGCTGCACCCCAGCGCTGGTCGCCTGGTGGCATTCCGCTGGAGAGCCGCAGCCTGGTGCTGCTGGTGGCGCGGCGGCGGCTGGCGGGGGTGGCGCTGCCCTGAGACGGTCGCCTCGAGCCGAGCATCGCGCCCGGCCCATCAAAAACGGCGGTGCCCCGAAAGGGACACCGCCGCGGGTGGCTGCGAAGCGGCTGGACCTGGGTGGATCAGCCGAGGCCGATCTGGCCGAGGATGCCCTGGCCGGTGAGCAGTTCGGTGGCCAGACCGATGGTGAAACCGAGCATGGCGAGGCGGCCATTCCAGGTCTCGGCGAAGGCGACGAAACCGAAGCGGGAGGTGGTGCTGTCAGACATGGTTGCGCGGGATTGCGAAACGTGAAGAAATCCTAACTGCCTGGAGCGGATCTGGGGTCAGCCTGCAGAAAAGGATCGCGCTGAGCCTGGACGCTGGGCCAGGCGGCAGCCCAGCTGGATCACGCCCTGGTCAAGAAGCCGGCCGAGGCGAACGGCCGCGGCCTCCTCCACCCGGGAAAACAGGTTCTGACGCTGGGCCAGCCAGCTCAGTTCGGACGGCGTGATCACCCCGGTGGACACCGACTCCAGGAAGAGCTCTCCGACGGTCATGGTGCTGTTACGAAGTGTAAACATTGTGCCACGGCTTTTTGCGCCGGGGCGATGGCCGGTGCACCCAGGCAGCGTCCATCCGGGCTGGCGCCGCACGGCCGCCCCGAGGCGGAACGCCGTTCAGGAACAGCTTCACGTTCCGTTACGTGGCTTGCCAGAGTTCTCACACACCATTCCTCCCCTTCGCGGTCGATGTCCACCCTTCAACTGCTGGAAGGTCTCGCCGGCTTCGCGGCGGCCTGTCTGGCGCTGTGGTTCCTGCGCCTGAACCGCTCCGACCTGGATGCCTCCCGGGCCGGCAACGCCGTGCTCTCAGCCGGTCCAGCCGCCGGTCCGCTCACCCAGCTGGTGCAGCGCCCGGCCGTGCGCGGCCTGCTCGGGCGCTACGTGCTCCAGCGCGGCACCCTCGCCGATGCCGGCCTGTTGATCCTGCGCGTGGCGATCGGCCTGATGATGATTCATCACGGCCAGGACAAGCTCGGCAATCCTCAGGCCTTCGCCGACACCTACGTGGCCCCGCTCCACCTCCCCTTTCCCCTCGTGCTCGCCTGGGTGGCCGGCCTGTCCGAGGTGATGGGCAGCTGGCTGCTGATCCTGGGCCTCCTCACCCCCCTCGGGGCCCTCGCCATCGCCGGCACCATGAGCGTGGCGGCCTACCACCACATCCTCACGGCCGGCCTCAACATCTACGTGCTGGAGCTGGTGGTGCTCTACCTGGGCGCCAGCCTGGCCCTGCTGCTGCTGGGTCCTGGCCGTTTCTCCTTCGACGGTGCCATCACCGCCGAACTGCTCCAGGCTCCCGAGGTTCAGGCTCCCGAGGTTGAGCCTCCCCAGCACACCGGCTCCACCTCCGAGCAGGCCGTCGCGCCCTCCCTGGCCCAGATCGGTGGGGTCTGAAGGGGTCGGCTAGCCGTACTGACAGGCCGGCCGAACGGATCTATCACTGAATCAGAGGCCAAGACCGGGGCAGCGCGAGCCCTGCAACAGGCCCAAGGGCGCTCGACACGGGGCGCCCTTCTTCATGTGAACCGCTCGCGGCACTCTCCCTTGCCAGCCCCAGCCATGAACCGCCGCGCCCTGCTGGTGTTGCTGGGCCTTGGCACCGGCACGGCCACCCGGGCGATGGCCCGGTCCCGCAGCCTCACGACCGCCGGGCCAGCCCCGGGGAGGGGCGCCACCCGAGCCCTCCCCTTCCGGCCGGTTCCCACGCCCCTGCCGCTCCCA
This sequence is a window from Cyanobium sp. PCC 7001. Protein-coding genes within it:
- a CDS encoding bifunctional acetate--CoA ligase family protein/GNAT family N-acetyltransferase encodes the protein MSDARGRSTDPTYDILRSERQPLSSLFRPACVAVVGASERPGSVGRTQLWNLIRSPFGGTVYPVNPHRHSVLGVRCCAGVAEIPEPVDLALIATPAPTVPARLEECAAAGVKAAIVISAGFREVGAEGVALESRLRQILRGSGMRLLGPNCLGLMNPRLGLNATFASGMAAPGHVGFLSQSGAICTAVLDWSHRQGVGFSAFVSMGSMLDVGWGDLITYLGDDPATRSIVVYMEAVGDARAFLSAAREVALTKPIVLIKGGRTDEAARAAASHTGSLAGSDAVLEAALRRCGVLRVDRLSDLFDLADVLAKQPKVPSGPRLAIVTNAGGPGVLATDALVLSGGQLAQLSSAGVEALDAVLPGQWSHGNPIDILGDADPERYASAIRIALDDPGSDGLLVILTPQAMTDPTTTAQRLRELAEGSHKPLIASWMGGDEVASGAAILNAAGIATNPYPDAAARLFVSLWTFGYNLRGLYETPVLLPESDQEMDQEAALAPGDGEAPGPGAGARLLRQAQEEGRELLSEAEAKQVLAAAGIPVLETRLAATAAEACAAAEAIGYPVVLKLNSRTITHKSDVGGVWLDLASPAAVTAAFDAMARRIPEQFGPQAFDGVSVQPMLQRQGSLELIAGSSLDPQFGPVILFGSGGTLVEVSRDSAVGLPPLNTTLARRLMEQTRVFRALQGVRGGPPADLEGLERLLVRLSRLVLEQPAIREIDINPLLVRPGDARQPLVAVDARIVIHPVAGASCHLPRPAIRPYPSQYVRHWHLQDGTPVTIRPIRPEDEPLLVAFHRTLSEESVYFRYFHMMALSHRTAHERLLRICFTDYERELALVVDRRDPDSGEHRILAVGRLSRLHGCNEAEFAMLISDPYQRQGLGTELLAQLLHIGREEGVDRVKAEILHENRAMQRVCGKLGFSQRSTPEAVEAWIDLAAASPRT
- the gluQRS gene encoding tRNA glutamyl-Q(34) synthetase GluQRS; this encodes MPSCLSVPPAALPAHVQQQIQAGLDRRSRGYRGRFAPSPTGSLHRGNLRTALLSWLEARLAGGTWLLRLDDLDTPRNRAGAEEEILHDLRWLGLHWDGPLWRQSERRGLYGTVLSALRRDGRLYPCRCSRRLLADVSAPHGGWAVYPGFCRTVAPRWGPEQGRLPSWRLRLPPGRIRWREHGRLGLHAAPGDLDAASAVGDVVLRRADGFLAYHLATAVDELTLGISAVVRGADLWRSTAAQVAVMAQLGADPPVYAHGPLWCDPASGQRLSKREGAEGLAGLRQRGLDAAGVIGLLAASVDLVPPGSRLSAPELLQELRSRPAA
- a CDS encoding HU family DNA-binding protein, producing MNKADLVNLVAARTELTKTDVSQVVDAAIETIIDSVVEGKKVSILGFGSFEPRERSARQGLNPKTGEKIKIPAKRVPAFTAGKMFKDRVQG
- a CDS encoding MBL fold metallo-hydrolase, whose protein sequence is MAQVSVLAHAPEAGRPPLAVLPGLWLFAPSRDSQGGSSWLLEGDRSGLGFDLLIDCPGYSQANLDWLAGRGGDGLLVLTSREGHGRCRRWQQALGWPVLVQEQEAYLLPGVERLQRFGAGHDLAAGVRLLWTPGSTPGACVLHVGQQDLDVLFCGRLLAPVGVGAVAPLRTARTFHWPRQLRSLATLRQWLPPDSPRWIACGGGLGALRGEKLVPRGAAVLEALDLGPPAAAGSGAP
- a CDS encoding glycogen-debranching protein, which produces MHPGRPWPLGASLTSRGVNFSVVAPLATSLELLLFSHGEASEPFRVVKLGPTHRSGDHWHVEVEGLGLGTCYGYRVFGPLQPGGHSFNPSKVLLDPCARAIAGWGTYRRSAAVGAAPNAAHCLKGVVTERDRFDFEAAPRPRHSWQRSVIYELHVGGFTQGAGCPVSRERQGTLLGLIEALPALKELGITAIELLPVMAFDPSDAPAGRFNHWGYSPVSWMAPHPEYLVGDDPLSGRDQVRQLVTACHQAGIEVLLDVVYNHTSEGNQNGPTLSWRGFCDRLYYQQNALGDYQDVSGCGNTIAANRPLVRRLILESLRCWAVELGVDGFRFDLGIALSRGDNLAPLAAPPLFEAMEADPDLADLKLISEPWDCGGLYKLADFPARRVATWNGRFRDDLRRFWKGDENCAWAVGQRLSGSPDLYHHVPVHPGQAITFLTAHDGFTLADLVSFNGKHNLANGEDNRDGDNHNNSWNHGVEGPSTDHAITSLRERQLRNLLSSLLLSPGVPMLLMGDEVRRSQGGNNNTWCQNNPLGWMHWQPDKHDLALRLFVRRLLALRRQLVDLINPEFPLPDRPQRRQDDPVHRWRQWHGVEIGRPDWAGWSHTVAWSVNDSIDGPLLWCAMNAYSKAVHFDLPVSTSGWMRVIDTGLPPGEDLPAAPQRWSPGGIPLESRSLVLLVARRRLAGVALP
- a CDS encoding chlorophyll a/b-binding protein, yielding MSDSTTSRFGFVAFAETWNGRLAMLGFTIGLATELLTGQGILGQIGLG
- a CDS encoding DoxX family protein; this encodes MSTLQLLEGLAGFAAACLALWFLRLNRSDLDASRAGNAVLSAGPAAGPLTQLVQRPAVRGLLGRYVLQRGTLADAGLLILRVAIGLMMIHHGQDKLGNPQAFADTYVAPLHLPFPLVLAWVAGLSEVMGSWLLILGLLTPLGALAIAGTMSVAAYHHILTAGLNIYVLELVVLYLGASLALLLLGPGRFSFDGAITAELLQAPEVQAPEVEPPQHTGSTSEQAVAPSLAQIGGV